A region from the Populus trichocarpa isolate Nisqually-1 chromosome 18, P.trichocarpa_v4.1, whole genome shotgun sequence genome encodes:
- the LOC7463770 gene encoding protein OXIDATIVE STRESS 3 LIKE 1, translated as MSIAVDSTCNIDMDSTGFPRGRLGFVVTSSVFDSPVGRREEMAEECSPSSLTTSSKSSIGKDSDLSGGGEDGLDENEVQSAYKGALDSMEGLEEVLPIRRGISKFYDGKSKSFTILSDASSSPSIKDIAKPENAFTRKRRNLLAFNHFWEKNRGFPHRNGISKRPISSSKSTLALAVAMSSSESISSASEDSNSTSTSKSPPHLPPLHPRSRASHNNLASLPSPRQSFSPWRSFSLADLQQCGTVNSYCEKTDH; from the exons ATGTCAATAGCAGTAGATAGTACTTGTAATATAGATATGGATTCCACGGGATTTCCACGCGGAAGATTAGGGTTTGTTGTGACGTCCTCGGTGTTTGATTCTCCGGTCGGGAGGAGGGAGGAGATGGCGGAGGAGTGTAGTCCGTCGTCTTTGACGACATCTTCTAAGTCCTCGATCGGAAAAGACAGTGATCTGTCGGGCGGTGGAGAAGATGGGCTGGATGAAAATGAGGTGCAAAGTGCGTATAAAGGGGCCCTTGATTCCATGGAGGGATTAGAGGAGGTTTTGCCTATCag GAGAGGTATATCAAAGTTTTATGATGGAAAATCCAAGTCTTTCACAATTCTGTCCGATGCATCCTCTTCTCCCTCCATTAAAGACATTGCTAAACCAGAGAATGCTTTTACCAGGAAACGCAGAAATCTTCTTGCTTTTAATCATTTTTGGGAGAAGAACAGGGGTTTCCCTCACCGAAATGGGATATCAAAGAGACCTATTAGCTCTAGCAAAAGCACATTGGCTTTAGCAGTTGCCATGAGCAGTTCCGAAAGCATTAGCAGTGCTAGTGAGGATTCAAATTCAACTTCAACTTCAAAGTCTCCCCCACATCTTCCACCTCTACACCCAAGATCCAGGGCTTCTCATAACAATCTAGCATCATTGCCATCCCCACGACAAAGTTTTTCTCCCTGGCGGTCATTCTCTTTGGCTGATTTACAGCAATGTGGCACGGTAAACTCATATTGTGAAAAAACTGATCATTAA